The Denitrificimonas caeni genome has a segment encoding these proteins:
- a CDS encoding SCO family protein, giving the protein MSYQSKGRTLILSIVGVLLALSIGLWAGNHLTIGQDQATALREAGIITLPTSRELPALQLASTDGATVNSQALTGKWSLVFFGYTFCPDICPTTLAELRQLKKLLPEDAQHNLQILMVSVDPHRDSTEQLQLYLEYFDPEFIGLTGELADIQTLSNALSIPFIPGDTSQPRYTVDHSGNLAILSPDGRQYGFIRAPLDVKEIAQQLPKLIAP; this is encoded by the coding sequence ATGTCATATCAAAGCAAAGGTCGTACGCTGATTTTAAGCATCGTTGGGGTTTTGCTGGCGCTAAGCATTGGCTTGTGGGCGGGCAATCATTTAACTATAGGCCAAGATCAAGCTACGGCTTTGCGTGAAGCAGGAATTATTACCCTACCTACAAGCCGTGAGCTGCCAGCATTGCAATTAGCCAGCACTGACGGCGCAACTGTGAATAGCCAAGCACTCACAGGTAAATGGAGCTTAGTTTTTTTTGGTTACACCTTCTGCCCAGATATCTGCCCAACCACCTTGGCAGAACTGCGCCAATTAAAAAAACTGCTGCCTGAGGACGCGCAACACAACCTGCAAATTCTGATGGTGAGCGTTGACCCTCACCGCGACAGTACCGAGCAACTGCAACTCTACCTCGAGTATTTCGACCCAGAGTTTATTGGCTTAACCGGTGAGTTAGCAGATATTCAAACCTTAAGTAACGCGCTCAGCATTCCTTTTATTCCCGGCGATACCAGCCAGCCGCGCTATACCGTTGATCACAGTGGCAACTTAGCTATTCTGAGCCCCGATGGTCGCCAGTATGGTTTTATTCGCGCACCTTTGGATGTTAAAGAAATTGCCCAGCAACTCCCAAAGCTGATTGCACCTTGA